A genome region from Christensenella minuta includes the following:
- a CDS encoding (2Fe-2S) ferredoxin domain-containing protein, translated as MKSLQELEAIRKRMQGKVDIRKNDAEKRVIVGMATCGIAAGARPVLQAFVDEVATRGLSDVVVSQTGCIGVCRLEPIAEVFMPGQEKVTYVKMDAEKAKRVVAEHLVNGNIVTEYTIGYYEKNNA; from the coding sequence ATGAAGTCACTTCAGGAATTGGAAGCAATCAGGAAAAGAATGCAGGGGAAGGTAGACATTCGCAAAAATGACGCTGAAAAGCGTGTTATTGTCGGTATGGCTACATGCGGAATCGCGGCAGGCGCACGTCCTGTACTTCAGGCGTTTGTAGACGAAGTTGCAACACGCGGACTTTCTGACGTTGTCGTTTCGCAGACGGGATGCATCGGGGTATGCCGTCTCGAGCCTATCGCGGAAGTTTTCATGCCGGGACAGGAGAAGGTAACCTATGTGAAGATGGACGCGGAAAAAGCGAAGCGTGTTGTTGCAGAACATCTGGTAAATGGTAATATCGTAACGGAATACACGATCGGATATTACGAAAAAAACAACGCTTGA